aGCTGGTTCCGGTGCAAGACAGTTACATGCAAAGCAGAGCTGAAGCTTTGCAAAATGTTGAATCCACTATTCATGAGTTGAGCAATATTTTCAACCAGCTTGCGACCTTGGTTTCCCAGCAAGGGGAGGTTGCCATAAGGTTTCACTCTAATTCCCGTATCTTCCTTTGAATTCAGTTGGTAGTGATAAGCTGACAGTGCTAAATGATAGATCACTATTTTTTAGCTCCTTACACACTAGCGTTTTTATTGTTACTGGTAAAGCATTGCACAAGCTGGGCAAAACTAAAAACCATGTTCAAACACAAGCTGGGCAAGAAGCTAATTATCCAACATTAAGCACCATTTAACCCCAtgaaataattatatatataattgaacaAACTAGAGTAACAAATTGTTCTTGACCATGGGTAAAGCATTGCACAATAAAAAGGTTAGTCTCTGATGGtggttcaaatatttttctGATAAGATGGGTAGCATAGCTTATCAACCAAATATCTGTGCATTCAGTATGATCCCGACATCTGTCTGTAGTTTTCGTTTGGTTCAAAGTTTTCTTGTCAGGCAGCATATGTTTTTGAAGTTTGTGGAAATTGTTAATCTTGAGGTTCTAGGGTCAAATCCTGTATCTCTTCACTATGTGGTGTCTATGCATATGTTGGGTGTTTGGTCTTggattttcaaaatttaattttgatgCTGGTATTTCTTCTGGCAGAATTGATGAGAACATGGAAGATACATTAGCGAACGTAGAGGGCGCACAAGGGGCATTGCTCAAGTACCTGAATAGCATATCATCTAACAGGTGGCTGATGATCAAGATATTCTTTATACTaatatttttcctcatggttTTCCTATTTTTTGTGGCATAGTcttttgcagagagagagagagagagagagagatgacaaTGATTTTTAGTAAGTTACTGTCGATCGAGCCCTTTGTATTCTATTCATGTCATCTTTTTGCTTCTTCGAATGTTCACACGGGCATAAACAAGATAAGTACCGGGGTTTTCCTATTGTAGTATATGTGTTTGGGATACACGTAACTGTAAAATTTGTTGAGAACATTGTGACTGGCAAAAAACTATTCATTTATCTGCTCTGTGAGTCTGATTGTTTTTGTATTGTGCTTTCTTAATGTAGTGATAAGGGATATACTTTAATAGGGCTGCCTGATTACCACATCTCTCTCGTCGTATGAAAGAGGCCCAAAAATTGTGTATGACCACCGACGTGCACAAAGACAAGTCCAAGTCGTCCGAATATGACGTTTTCAGTCTCTCTTGTACGTTTGCGATTTACTGCCCTTATTTTATGaaattcagatttttttttgggagttttaacgaaaagctcacggtactgttcactttaacgaaaaaccatatttttacactaaaaagtcaaatatggtactattcactttaccctttattttgtccttatcattaaaactcaaagttttcaagccctttacattagttttcctttttttttttgattttttaattttacagaattacacacacacacacattttttatGGATAGTTGTCTGCCTTTGTGACAACTAAAAATTACCTTGCAATTCTAAGTTTATTCCAAGTAGTGTTTGTATTGATGCGTGTCAAACTTGAAGTATGAAAATTACAACTCAATATCATAAAACGTGACCACAAAAGCACCTGTTAGTTGGTAAATGTCACATTTTTGCTATTTTCCCCAACAATTTACTAAATATTCCAACAACAAAAAACTACCAAATCCTTTATACACATGAAAAAGATTTACTAGcaaataataaataagaaaaccACTATGTATACTTTTTCCAATCAATGACAGCTAAACAAACAGATTCCACCACACCGAACAATAACTAAGATCAGACTGAAAAAATAAAGATTCAATACGGAACAATAACTTAGAAAAATATTAAGCATCAAACCTgttctgataccaagttgaaaatACACGTAACAAAGTAGCAAACTGACTAATAAACCGAACAACAAACCAACTATAAATAAATTCATTAACGATTATAATTTTATGTAAACATCGCAATACCAAAAAAATCCGAAATAAAAACTTTACTTTGCTAAAATCACAAATACAATGAAGTAGGAGGACCAAtcagtaaaaacaaaaaacacaagCCAGCTATATAAGCTCCTCATTGGGCACTCCATTACGTTATCCAGACCTTAATTTAGCCCTACTTTTGGAAACGTAACCAACCTCCCTCCTTCCTCTTCATCTTCCCAAATTTCCATACCTCCCTCTCCTCCTATATAATCCAAATCCCTAATTCCACCATTCCCAATCTCCTCCAGACCCTAATTCCCCTTTCACAATCCCCCCAAATCTCCGATCTCGATTTTTCCTGAGCGtctgtgaattttttttatcgtCGATTGAAAAACCGCTAAATCTTCCCTTCCCTGCGCGATTTCTCGAGAGAATGGTTGGCGGTGGAGGCAGGAGAGACGAGGGCTCGCTCGTCATCAACAACACGAACGTGTTCGCGGCGCTCGAGActctgaggaagaagaagaagtccgaTAAGGATCGCAAGAGCAAAGGGTCTTCCAAGCCGGCGCAGCCCAAGGCGCCGGAGCCGCAGGTGTTCTGGGCGCCGGCTCCTTTGAACACGAAATCGTGGGCCGATGTTGACGAcgaagatgatgatgattatTACGCCACTACGGCTCCGCCTCAGGCTGCTTGGGGATCGTCGGAGCCGCAAAAGAGTAAGGAGAAGCCAAATGTAGAGGTCAGAActgaaattcattttttttttcgtttcgaTTCGATGTGTGTTATctgaattttgtgtttttattcgattgtttgtttgaatttttttccttgatttttttttttttttttgatagaaGGAATTGGACTGATGAATATAGATAGTCTAGTTGGGTATTGATCTTACTCTAGGAGCTGCAGAGACGCTAAGTTTGTGATGGGAAAGCGAACATTGTTTGTTGGTTGAGGGAATGATCTGAGTTAGTTTGGCTTGTTGATTGTTCAAGGAAGAAGTTAGTAGAGGTGCGTTGGAAAGATTTATTATTTCAATCTAAGTGTTGGTTTCCGGTGGATAACAAAGTACTGGCTGCACCGAATGCAGAAGCGAAGGTACAATTCGGTGTCATGTGGAAAAGTCATTAGGTGTCATTGGAACATAGGAGATACAATGTGTCTTTGAAAAAGTGAGGGTCTGTACATGTATATGTACTTGTACGATGTAGTTATGGTTGATTCAAAGTTGGGAAAAGGGAAAAATAGTTGGAATGGAAGGCCGAAATTTAGCCAATTATACTGCATAAAATATCTATCAGGACCGCCCCTTTGCATGTTCAGAGATTATTTGTACAACTTTCTTTGTCTGATGACCTTTTATGCAACTATGTAAATTTATATGGTTATGCATTTGTCAGAGCATTGCGGGCAATGACCAGAACAGAGTTATTATAACGGCTTGTTGATTTGTGATTGCAGGAAAGTGAGAGTGAAGAAGATATTCTTGATGAAGGTGATGATGATGCAGAGGAAGAGCATGATCACGAACTGGAGGTGCCTGTAAATCCGGAGCCAGTGGTGAAGAAGCCTGCTTATGTTCCTGCGCCACCTAAAGAGGCAGAAAAGCAACTttcaaaaaaggaaagaaagaaaaaagaacttGCAGAACTTGAGGCTCTTCTTGCTGATTTTGGAGTCGCCCCAAAGGAGAGTGATAGTCAAGATGAATCACAAGGTAATTGTGAACAATTATTTCAGATAAATTCTGTTATAGTAATTAGCGATCGCTGCTCTTCAGTTTTTTCTCTTTTAGTGCCTTTTGCTCTATTTTACTTTTCTGCATCTGAAATTCTGTGTAAAGAAAGAATGAACGCTGAATcttattcatttcatcatgtCAATAATGAATTGAAATTTGGGATTGGACATAACATAGATGCGAAGGAGATGGTTAAAAATTTCCATGTACACTTTAAGCGttcatatatgcaaataatactCCATTTAACCGAGTATTCTTGTTCAATGTATCAATCACCGCTCATATCGATTGCAAAATAAGCTTAGAATCAAATGACAAACTTAAGTTTGAAAGTCAATTCcttgtatttgtttatttataccTGTAATTATTGCAGAAGTTGAAGtcttggttttatttatttacttattgAGAGCCTCTATTGCAAGGTATCTGAATTTGGTTTCTTTGGTGCCATATCATAGTCAATATCATCTAGCCAACAACCATCATTATGTTGCATTTGCAGGTGTTGCACTAGAAAAGGATAATGCACCAAATGGAGAtggagaaaagaaggaaaatcaATCTGCAGAGTCCAAGAGcgccaagaagaagaaaaagaaagataaagcTTCCAAGGAGGTGAAAGAATCGCAGGATCAGCCAAACAACTCAGGGGCTACTAATGGTCCGAGTGAAGTTACTGGAGCCGAACAGGCGGAGGAGGATACATCGAATATTGATGTGAAGGAGCGATTAAAGAAGGTTGTatctgggaagaagaagaaatctagTAAAGAGTTGGATGCTGCAGCAAAAGCTGCTGCTCAAGAGGCTGCTGCTAGGAGAGCACGGCTTGCTGCAgctaagaagaaagagaagaaccATTACAACCAGCAGCCTGTCCGGTAAAAAGCTCAAATTTTGTTCAACATTGGTACATATGAACATGTAATTTCTCTTTGTTCATATGACGGAAGTTATGCGAAATAAAGAGTGGTGGCTCTGGGTTTAAATTTAATTGCGAGGTGGACTTATAGGAAGTTTTCGTTTTTGGCTGTTGCCGATCATTTTTTGTTGCTCGGTTGTCATGGGTGGGACGTATGGAATTTGCCAGTTTTGCTCATTGGATATTTGTTCCTTGGAGAGTGGGTTTTAAATTGATAGATGTCTGTAATGTAGTTGTTCCTCCATGTTGTTGCTGTCACAAACTTCTTGTGTGTGTGATATTCTATGACGGACACCATGAGAAATTATTGCATTTCTTCTGGTGTGTGAGTTGCTTATTGAAGACCTTGATAATCCCGCCTCGGTCTAAAACTAAGGGATAAAAACAGGGGGAAAAGTGCATTAAGGACAAAACGGGAGTTTTGTCAATGTACTGTTGAAAAAGCTTACATAGAACGAGTTCATCGTTATCGTGACATCACaattcaataatatattttttattcagGATGCCACGTGACAGTGAACACTTTTTTTTGGTAAGTCAATGTGGTGCTACAGATCAAATAAAACTTCGTAATTTGAGTAGCTTTGTATTGATTTGTTGAGCGAACTTTCTTGTACTTGTATTAAAATGCTTTCACCAAAAGCGTTTTCAATTTTCAGTAATGGCAATAGTGTCTTGGAATTATCATCATTTATTTTCAAAGAGTGATATTGATTGGTAATTTGGTAATGTATGAGACTTGAGAGGGACTGTTTCTTATTCAACATGGTACACCATCGCTGGTTAAGGGCATTTCTGACATTTCAGGTGCTCCACCGTGGCATTTCTGACTGTTTCTTATTCCTTCCCTCCCTCCCCAGTTGTCTTCTCCATGAAGAAGAAGCGGAAAAACTAGACACAACAAATAAACCGGCAATTCAAGCAAGCATAAAAAAAAGCAAGCAAAccttttccctctctctctctccttctcctctctctctctctctctctctctcaagcaaCACTGAAAGCCTGAAACCAAAGGAAGCAAGCAATGCCATACCTGTGAAATGTTCCATTTCGTCACTCCAGGTTCGATTGTCTTCAAACTATTGCGTTTCATTTCCGAAAACTGAAAACTtgaatacaaaatattaaattctGCATTTTTCGGGTTCGAAACCGGCAGTGAAAGAACACGTTTGGCTTTAGAGTAGCTCTGTTAACTGTAGGCATTTGGTTCTCTGCTGCTCCTGAGTGAGAGTGACGACCAGTTCTAGGGCTGTTATTTTTTATCAATTagtgaattaatcaaattaaaacTCGCAATTTTACGGGCTTTTCGGGTGTTGGAGGAGGAAATTGATATGTATGTTTGATTGATGAATGATTTATTACTCGAATTACTGGCCACTGTGATTGTTTACTTGGAAAATGTCTTAGTATTACTCTGCTAACAAGTAACTGAAATGTCCATTGGTAGCGATTAGCTTTCGGTGTTTCCAAATCCGTTATCATATCATTTACTCTCTATCGATTTGATGATTGTTTTGGGTTTGGTGtggatttttaattgaaaatcaaCATCTGTTTCCATAGGGTTAAAATGTGTTGGCGCTTCgtgattttctgatttgttaGGGGACTAAGAGCTGCTTCTTGGCCCCTGGCAGATGACTTGCAATTGGATGCTGTTTCTTAAGGGAAGATAATGAGCGGAAAACTCCACTGCCCATTTCTTGGGGTTTCACTACACAGCTCTTTAAATGGTAGAAACAATGGAAAATTCATTTGTTGGGACAGAGGGCGTACGGGAAAAAGGGCTGCTCGCAGGTGTGTATGTGAAAAGCAGAACTATTGGATTACTCAAGCGATTAAGGTTTCACATTTTTGGGGAAAAAATGTGGAGTTATTAAGGAGAACCTTCGAGCTAAAAAATGGGATGAAGGTGCAATGTGTTAAAGAGCCCTTTTCTCAAAGCAAGGCTCTGACGTGGTCTTTGTCTCATCTGTTGGAAGAGGGGTTGCTTTTAATTAGGTGCTCTGTATTTTTGGCCACCATATCCGGTGTATGCTTATTGGTATGGTATGGGCAATTAAAAGCCAAGGGTTTCATTGAAGCCAAGCTTTTGCCTTCTGTTTGTTCAGTACTCAGTGAATATATTCAGCGTGAAGTTGTTTTTGGTAAGGTTCGGAGGTTATCGCCTTTGAGCGTCACACTGGACTCTTGTTCAATTGGGCCTCATAATGAGGAATTTTCTTGTGGTGAGGTCCCATCTATGAAACTTCGGCTTCGTCCTTTTGCAAGTCTGAGGAGGGGAAGGATTGTGGTTGATGCAGTTTTGTTGCATCCGACGGTCTTGGTTGCACAGAAGAAGGATTATTCTTGGTTAGGGATACCCTCAAATGAAGGTGGTCTACAGAGGCACTTATCTAACGAAGAGGGAATTGATCATCGAACCAAAATCCGAAGGCTTGCTCGAGAAGCAGCAGCTGCTTGCTGggaaagagaaagagatgaaGCGGCAAAAAAAGCTGCAGAGATGGGTTACATTGTTACTGACAAGGGTTCTAGTCCTGCAAATGTAAATGACTCGAAGGAAGGTGATAGCCATTCAGTAGATTTAACAAGTTCTGAGTCATTTCCGTGCATGGATGAAAAGATGTACCGGAGGGATCATTGCATGGACACAGGTGTTGATTATGAAATAAAGCATGCAGATTTGGAGAAATCGTTGGGTGTCAAAATTCCTGGGTTAGGGCTTAAATTTTGGTCCAGATTGATAAGGGGGCCTAAAAAGCACAAATTTAAAAGGAAGGGTTATGGGAGTGATATCTCTACTTCCGGTATTACTGCCAAAAGAAGAATTCTCGGGTACAGTGCAGCAAGGGCACTTGCATATTTTCAGGATCTATTTCATCAGAAGTCTGAGCCTTCACAGTCATCTGGAGGTTATGATGTGATGAACTTTGACACCTATTTGTTGAACAATGTGGCTGATACTAATGCTGACGCTTCTATCACAAGTACTGGTGAAAAAACTGTAAGTGACGATAACCACAATGGAAAACATTATGGAGATTCAGCAGACCATCCTCTTAAAGAAAATGAGAACGTCAACAGTCATTTAAGTAGTTCTAATTTCATAGAAGATCTACTTCCTATGACTTTAGATAGGTCTACTGGAGATGGGACATCCGGTAAAACTTTCCCATCCACTGAAAATGTTGCAGGAGCTAATACCAAAAGTGGTAACGTAAAAGAGGATTTTGGAGTTGATGATGTAAATAAGCATACCGGTGATGAGATATCGGAGGGGCAAAGTGGTCAGATGTCGCAGAATTCAAATTTTGCTACATACGATCAAGTTCCTATCTGGCCCCTAAGCCTGAAATTAGGCTTGTCCTCCTTGTCTAGGTATGCAGCAGAGCCATTAGCCTTTCTCTCTGGACCCATTCAAAAGCTGATGTCTATGGGCCCCAGAGTTGAAGATATTGTTGCAGAACTTGTTGACGGGGTCGGTGTTGTGCAGTCTGAAGGCTTTGAGAAGATACTTCCAGTTACACTAGATTCTGTTCATTTCAAAGGAGGAACATTGATGCTGCTTGCATATGGCGATAGGGAACCTCGGTAGAGCCACTTCtgttatatattttcttgttttactCTTTATAATAAGCAAAAACATAATTCTTTTTTTGGCTCTTGTCATAAAAATGATTTACTTATGTGGCGGAGCTGGCTGTCCTTTTAACTGTTGTGCTCAGTTTTACATAGAAAAACTTGTTGTCGTTGCAATTTTGACATACTGGATAGAGGTCTAACTATACTAATTAGGATCACTCATCTTTTAAGATGTTTTCCCTGTGGAAAATATATAGTCTGTGTATAGTGATAATGCATCATCTTATGCAAGAAAACGTTTATGACAAGATAAATTTTGCATTAAGCTGAGCATTTATGATTTTTGTATACAATGTTTATAGAGAGATGGAGAATGTCGATGGACATGTGAAGTTTCAAAATCTCTATGGTCGGGCTCACGTTCAAGTTAGTGGAAACTGTAAGATGTGGAGATCTGAAAACATATCTGAAGATGGTGGCTGGTTGTCTACGGATGTTTTTGTTGACATTGTTGAACAGAAATGGCATGCCAACTTAAAAGTTGCCAACTTGTTTGTTCCGGTAAGGGAGacactacaaaataaaatgacacttAATTGAGATTGTCAACACCTTTGTGTTTCCAATATGAGGTTACAAAGTTGGTTCACGTGCCTTGTGTGCTGGTTGTCTTTTCTTCTGCAGCTTTTTGAAAGGATATTAGAAATTCCAATAATTTGGTCCAAAGGAAGAGCCACTGGTGAGGTGCTTCTCGAACTCCAATGTATACTTTATATTTTTTCCATTATAAAATTTTATGGTGGCACTTCTCCAGTTTGTGCCCTGAATGGGTTATACTGTTTCTGTTGCTTAAGTAATTACATGAATTCATTCTTTGTGGCCATTTCTGCTTGTTGATTATTCCTATTTTTTAATGTTATATAAAATTGTGTGTATCTGAAATCTCAAGATGTCACATTTCAACTGTATTTTCTCTTTTGACATTACGTTGGAGAAAAAAAAGTTCATTGttattatattttgtttgttttgagatatatatgtACTTTCACTTTTTCAGGTTCACTTGTGCATGTCAAATGGAGAAACATTTCCAAATCTTCATGGACAGCTTGATGTGACAGGGTTGGCTTTTCAAACAATTGATGCGCCATCATCATTTTCTGTATGTCTCGgttatatgtttttgttttattttttaaacctttATGGATACAGTATGCTTGTTTGCGTGGATGTTCCTTCCCCCTTCAAATAGACTTGGTAGGTTGCCTGGAAAAGGAATTACTTCCGGTTTCAATATATCACAACAAACTGAATCTGTCCAGACTCCAAATACTTTCGG
Above is a window of Malus sylvestris chromosome 15, drMalSylv7.2, whole genome shotgun sequence DNA encoding:
- the LOC126604387 gene encoding uncharacterized protein LOC126604387; this encodes MVGGGGRRDEGSLVINNTNVFAALETLRKKKKSDKDRKSKGSSKPAQPKAPEPQVFWAPAPLNTKSWADVDDEDDDDYYATTAPPQAAWGSSEPQKSKEKPNVEESESEEDILDEGDDDAEEEHDHELEVPVNPEPVVKKPAYVPAPPKEAEKQLSKKERKKKELAELEALLADFGVAPKESDSQDESQGVALEKDNAPNGDGEKKENQSAESKSAKKKKKKDKASKEVKESQDQPNNSGATNGPSEVTGAEQAEEDTSNIDVKERLKKVVSGKKKKSSKELDAAAKAAAQEAAARRARLAAAKKKEKNHYNQQPVR